The following are encoded together in the Brassica napus cultivar Da-Ae chromosome A9, Da-Ae, whole genome shotgun sequence genome:
- the LOC125577847 gene encoding uncharacterized protein LOC125577847 → MSKAKVGESPRPVESEEEFEVEDQDMDMEFLKGGYIRLNRARKQADSKIDEVNQQLRSILKILEKPDSATRPQMEPGSSQHQVYSQNWERNQDYHPLGYRSGHMNVANRESMLQKIQMPVFAGTQPYVWVTEVERWFTIGKYEDDEKLELVGLSLEGKVKKWFGWELK, encoded by the coding sequence ATGTCGAAGGCGAAGGTGGGGGAAAGTCCGAGACCGGTGGAATCGGAGGAGGAATTCGAAGTCGAAGATCAAGATATGGATATGGAGTTCCTCAAAGGCGGTTACATCCGTCTCAATCGAGCTCGCAAACAAGCAGATTCCAAAATCGATGAGGTGAATCAACAGTTGCGATCGATCCTCAAGATTCTGGAGAAACCTGACTCGGCGACGAGGCCACAAATGGAACCAGGATCTTCCCAGCATCAGGTATACTCACAAAATTGGGAACGAAACCAGGATTATCATCCGCTAGGTTATCGATCTGGGCATATGAATGTTGCGAATAGAGAGTCGATGTTGCAGAAAATACAGATGCCAGTTTTTGCGGGAACGCAACCTTATGTGTGGGTTACAGAGGTGGAAAGATGGTTTACTATTGGGAAGTATGAGGATGATGAAAAGCTGGAGCTGGTTGGGTTGAGTTTAGAAGGAAAGGTTAAGAAATGGTTTGGATGGGAGTTGAAATGA